One window of Cupriavidus oxalaticus genomic DNA carries:
- a CDS encoding hemerythrin domain-containing protein — MSDGIDTLVQQHRSCDAALARLEGALREAGWTEAAAAFAELETALAGNFGAEEARLFPAFEQATGMAGGPTAVMRQEHDEVRALVDNVREWLSLRDANALAAETDTLVVLLQQHNIKEENVLFPMCRAHVPGLDAVLDGIA; from the coding sequence ATGTCTGATGGCATCGACACCCTGGTGCAGCAGCACCGCAGTTGCGACGCCGCGCTGGCACGCCTGGAAGGCGCGCTGCGCGAAGCCGGCTGGACAGAGGCCGCCGCGGCCTTCGCCGAGCTGGAGACCGCGCTGGCCGGCAATTTCGGCGCGGAAGAGGCACGGCTGTTCCCCGCCTTCGAGCAGGCCACCGGCATGGCCGGCGGCCCGACCGCCGTGATGCGACAAGAACACGACGAAGTGCGCGCGCTGGTGGACAACGTGCGCGAATGGCTGTCGCTGCGCGACGCCAATGCGCTCGCGGCCGAGACCGACACGCTGGTGGTGCTGCTGCAGCAGCACAACATCAAGGAAGAGAATGTGCTGTTCCCGATGTGCCGCGCGCACGTGCCGGGGCTCGACGCCGTGCTCGACGGCATTGCCTAG
- a CDS encoding type IV pili methyl-accepting chemotaxis transducer N-terminal domain-containing protein: MPYTDLSADPPADPPAEAQAATPLRHRLSTRIISLSLAVLLVVLGMISGTLWLSWKLEGAGAAINDAGSLRMRANRVAIELTLAHAQRGNALAMQVQALDGTLAQLRRGNPSRPLFLPDEPAIHAQLARVTQDWHTQLRPIAMAGTDSTAPARYIAALPGFVAQADKLVGMIEHDSARKTDLLRLSQTALALMACVGTVAVIYLLYLWIILPVLRLQDGLRRMAAREFSLRLPVETRDEFGTLSEGFNRMAGELQSLYHDLETRVAQKTAELERQNRDLEELYDMAAFLNQARDADTMARGFLARVMRQFDAEGGSVRVLDPRHNRMHLLASAGLPAALAEAASCAAADACHCGDATREAVITITDLRGMQDGRQGATAMEDGTPCARNGFRALAAFRIESQRGATGVFALHFRAPRALPASDRQLLETLGQHLGTALEHLRLSATARQLAVVEERNLVAQGLHDSIAQGLNYLNLQVQLLDDAVARDDLAETREIVPMLRHGVEESYQDVRELLNNFRSRLGGGELRPAVEDTVARFRRQCRTEATLTIDEHADGNGAGGRPLAPEQQLQVLFILQEALSNVRKHALAAHVTVALSHGRDFRLVVEDDGEGFDPAEPATRADAHIGLNIMRERAARLGAQLHVQAAPGRGVRIELVLPRRAPQNTETQP, encoded by the coding sequence ATGCCTTACACCGATCTATCGGCCGATCCCCCGGCCGATCCCCCGGCCGAAGCGCAGGCCGCCACCCCGCTGCGCCACCGCCTTTCCACGCGCATCATCTCGCTGTCGCTGGCCGTTCTGCTGGTCGTCCTCGGCATGATCTCCGGCACGCTGTGGCTGTCCTGGAAGCTCGAAGGCGCCGGCGCCGCCATCAATGACGCCGGCAGCCTGCGCATGCGCGCCAACCGGGTCGCGATCGAGCTGACGCTGGCGCACGCGCAGCGCGGCAATGCGCTGGCGATGCAGGTGCAGGCGCTGGACGGCACGCTGGCGCAGCTGCGCCGCGGCAACCCGTCGCGCCCGCTGTTCCTGCCCGACGAACCCGCCATCCACGCCCAGCTCGCGCGCGTGACGCAGGACTGGCACACCCAGCTGCGCCCGATCGCCATGGCCGGCACCGACAGCACCGCGCCGGCGCGCTATATCGCCGCGCTGCCGGGCTTCGTGGCGCAGGCCGACAAGCTGGTCGGCATGATCGAGCACGACAGCGCGCGCAAGACCGACCTGCTGCGGCTGTCGCAGACGGCGCTGGCGCTGATGGCCTGCGTGGGCACCGTGGCCGTGATCTACCTGCTCTACCTGTGGATCATCCTGCCGGTGCTGCGGCTGCAGGACGGCCTGCGGCGCATGGCCGCGCGCGAGTTCTCGCTGCGCCTGCCGGTGGAGACGCGCGACGAGTTCGGCACCCTCAGCGAAGGCTTCAACCGCATGGCCGGCGAACTGCAAAGCCTGTATCACGACCTGGAGACTCGCGTGGCGCAGAAGACCGCCGAGCTGGAACGCCAGAACCGCGACCTGGAGGAGCTGTACGACATGGCGGCGTTCCTGAACCAGGCCCGCGACGCCGACACCATGGCGCGCGGCTTCCTGGCGCGCGTGATGCGCCAGTTCGACGCCGAGGGCGGCAGCGTGCGCGTGCTCGACCCACGCCACAACCGCATGCACCTGCTGGCCAGCGCGGGCCTGCCCGCGGCGCTGGCCGAGGCCGCGTCGTGCGCCGCCGCCGATGCCTGCCACTGCGGCGACGCGACGCGCGAGGCCGTGATTACCATCACCGACCTGCGCGGCATGCAGGACGGCAGGCAGGGCGCCACGGCCATGGAGGACGGCACGCCGTGCGCGCGCAACGGCTTCCGCGCGCTGGCGGCCTTCCGCATCGAAAGCCAGCGCGGCGCCACCGGCGTGTTCGCGCTGCATTTCCGCGCCCCGCGCGCGCTGCCCGCCTCCGACCGGCAACTGCTCGAAACACTGGGCCAGCACCTGGGCACGGCGCTGGAGCACTTGCGGCTGTCGGCGACGGCGCGCCAGCTGGCGGTGGTGGAAGAACGCAATCTGGTGGCGCAGGGCCTGCACGACAGCATTGCGCAGGGGCTGAACTACCTGAACCTGCAGGTGCAACTGCTTGACGACGCGGTCGCGCGCGACGATCTCGCCGAGACCCGCGAGATCGTGCCGATGCTGCGCCACGGCGTGGAGGAGAGCTACCAGGACGTGCGCGAGCTGCTCAACAATTTCCGCTCGCGCCTGGGCGGCGGCGAACTGCGCCCGGCAGTGGAAGACACCGTGGCGCGCTTCCGCCGCCAGTGCCGCACCGAAGCCACGCTCACCATCGACGAGCATGCCGACGGCAACGGCGCCGGCGGCCGGCCGCTGGCGCCGGAACAGCAGCTGCAGGTGCTCTTCATCCTGCAGGAAGCGCTCTCCAACGTGCGCAAGCATGCGCTGGCCGCGCACGTGACGGTGGCGCTCAGCCACGGCCGCGACTTCCGCCTGGTGGTTGAGGACGACGGCGAAGGCTTCGATCCTGCCGAACCCGCCACGCGCGCCGACGCGCATATCGGCCTGAACATCATGCGCGAGCGCGCCGCGCGCCTGGGCGCCCAGCTGCATGTGCAGGCGGCCCCCGGCCGTGGCGTGCGCATCGAACTGGTGCTGCCGCGCCGCGCCCCACAGAACACAGAGACCCAGCCATGA